A genomic window from Lasioglossum baleicum chromosome 7, iyLasBale1, whole genome shotgun sequence includes:
- the Pyx gene encoding transient receptor potential channel pyrexia, with protein sequence MSVQKRKPLLSRFLSSRISHEETNTADVMATPSIILNDTGDCERIWMDDRENNSISSENSSDSVAYHMRERQMTKEQPWSKEEIVSALSNLPVGEHALFIVPTLYGDTLHKTLNEFLNDNGKIVTPNIRKISIPPYENGSVQTPLLSIDNDAISSVTVSRDLKNWPNTYLLVSCFLGHVELVQVLLKRNMNPSVRDCDGRTPLHLAACSASVKILEELLEYGASPGEWDFNKICTPLHCAAATGDIDCVKCLIKAGADVNAGLSGKTPLYYAVSSNAGDCVEALLQAGASPNNPQVYTETALHVAAGLGSVTCTALLLKYGADVRVQFSSTRSTPLHLAAEEGSAECTKLLLEVGATCEVKNSRGQTPLHLAALSQSAETLDVLLNAGANVNTEDNDGRTPLHSAVAKATRGIELVRILMQAGASINKPDKFGYTPLHIAALNESSSTVMMLLSKGADVTARTKGGISALSFIVRRTPDVLPRFISRLDQAISLHDHELGDVDCELRLDFRPLVPGGRGEMDLMLCLVEVGQRHVLKHPLCESFLYLKWLRIRKFFLLSLIFHSIFVAFFTAYIAVTYFWNIEKLRKIVFWPVLMFTVTLACKEFFQMAHGLWSYAKGWENWLQWSVILISGIILIEPVFHWQHHIAALGILLIWIELMMVVGRFPMFGLYIQMFTQVSINFFKFLGAYMCLIIGFSLGFSVLHKNYKSFANPLVGLLKTIIMMSGELEFEDVYFDESAPILYSGTAHLMLLSFVILVTVILTNLMMGLAVSDIQELRRCAGLDRLVRRAELVAHLESMLFSKILDRAPSRIMETCRRGALLLHPPYHCALHIRPNDPRENRLPRELIKATYRLVSEKKNRNTNIRSTSVCNRSNTEASNSKLSRLYSTTSTSDNNQQQFNELAAELKRCSYNIGARLDNLSNKVESVIREYNN encoded by the exons ATGTCAGTCCAAAAAAGAAAGCCTCTCCTAAGTAGATTTTTAAGTAGTCGCATTTCTCATGAAGAAACAAATACAGCCGATGTAATGGCAACGCCGTCTATTATCCTGAACGATACC GGAGACTGCGAACGCATTTGGATGGACGATAGAGAAAATAACAGTATAAGTTCCGAAAATAGTTCCGATTCGGTTGCTTATCACATGAGAGAAAGACAAATGACAAAGGAACAACCATGGAGCAAAGAAGAAATTGTTTCAGCTCTTTCTAATTTGCCAGTCGGGGAACATGCTCTTTTCATTGTGCCGACTCTTTACGGCGATACGTTGCATAAAactttaaatgaatttttaaacgaCAACGGCAAAATAGTGACGCCAAATATTAGGAAAATTTCTATACCTCCGTATGAAAATGG AAGCGTACAAACTCCATTATTAAGCATTGATAATGATGCGATTAGTAGTGTGACCGTTTCGCGAGATTTAAAGAACTGGCCGAATACTTATCTCTTAGTCTCTTGTTTTCTGGGTCATGTAGAACTGGTGCAAGTTTTATTGAAAAGAAACATGAACCCTTCAGTTAGAGACTGCGACGGCAG GACACCGTTGCATTTAGCTGCTTGTTCAGCTTCGGTGAAAATCTTGGAAGAGTTATTAGAATACGGCGCGAGTCCAGGTGAATGGGATTTCAACAAGATCTGTACACCTTTACATTGTGCTGCTGCTACCGGGGACATCGACTGTGTGAAATGCTTGATAAAGGCAGGAGCAGATGTGAATGCTGGACTCTCTGGAAAAACTCCGCTTTATTATGCCGTTTCAAGCAACGCGGGAGACTGTGTCGAAGCTTTATTACAAGCAGGCGCTTCCCCTAACAATCCTCAG GTTTATACGGAAACAGCGTTACATGTAGCGGCAGGTCTCGGTTCTGTTACGTGTACAGCATTGTTATTAAAATACGGGGCAGACGTTAGAGTCCAGTTTAGTTCGACGAGGTCGACGCCTTTGCATTTAGCAGCTGAAGAAGGCAGCGCGGAATGCACAAAATTATTACTAGAAGTTGGCGCGACCTGTGAAGTAAAAAATTCACGAGGTCAAACGCCACTGCACTTGGCAGCTTTATCCCAATCGGCAGAAACTTTAGACGTGCTTCTAAACGCTGGTGCGAATGTCAATACAGAAGATAACGACGGTCGTACTCCGTTGCACTCTGCTGTTGCAAAAGCTACCAGAGGAATAGAATTGGTCAGAATTTTAATGCAG GCTGGTGCTTCGATCAACAAGCCAGACAAATTTGGCTATACACCGTTGCACATTGCTGCCCTAAACGAAAGCTCGTCGACAGTGATGATGTTATTGTCAAAAGGAGCAGACGTAACTGCTAGAACCAAAGGTGGTATTTCTGCGTTGAGTTTTATCGTTCGCAGAACGCCTGATGTGCTaccacgatttatttcacgCTTGGACCAAGCGATTTCTTTACACGATCACGAATTGGGCGACGTCGATTGCGAATTAAGATTAGACTTTAGACCTCTGGTACCAGGCGGTAGAGGTGAAATGGATTTAATGTTGTGCCTTGTAGAAGTTGGACAAAGACATGTATTAAAACATCCGTTATGCGAAAGCTTCCTCTACTTGAAATGGTTAAGGATCCGTAAATTTTTCTTGTTAAGTTTGATATTTCATTCCATTTTCGTTGCATTTTTCACCGCGTACATAGCAGTTACATATTTCTGGAACATCGAGAAACTCCGAAAAATAGTTTTCTGGCCAGTATTGATGTTCACCGTGACACTTGCCTGTAAAGAATTCTTTCAAATGGCACACGGTTTATGGTCCTACGCCAAAGGATGGGAGAACTGGCTCCAGTGGAGCGTTATTTTGATATCCGGCATAATATTGATCGAGCCGGTTTTTCATTGGCAGCACCATATAGCAGCGCTTGGCATACTTTTAATTTGGATAGAGTTAATGATGGTGGTTGGGCGATTTCCAATGTTCGGCCTTtatatacaaatgtttacaCAGGTCTcgattaattttttcaaattccttGGTGCTTACATGTGCCTTATAATTGGCTTTTCATTAGGTTTTAGCGTATTGCATAAGAATTATAAATCGTTTGCTAACCCTTTGGTTGGTCTATTGAAAACAATTATAATGATGTCTGGAGAATTAGAATTCGAGGACGTATATTTCGACGAAAGTGCACCAATATTGTATTCCGGTACGGCACACTTAATGCTTCTGAGTTTTGTCATCTTAGTGACAGTAATTTTAACGAACTTAATGATGGGCCTTGCTGTATCGGATATACAAGAATTGCGAAGATGTGCTGGATTAGACAGATTAGTACGTAGAGCAGAGTTAGTAGCACACTTGGAAAgcatgttgttttcaaagattttGGATCGCGCTCCGAGTAGAATTATGGAAACGTGTAGACGAGGAGCACTTCTTTTACATCCACCATATCATTGCGCGCTTCATATACGTCCGAACGATCCCCGCGAAAATCGTTTACCACGAGAATTAATAAAAGCTACGTATCGCTTGGTGAGCGAGAAAAAGAATCGTAATACAAATATTAGAAGCACATCTGTATGTAATAGAAGCAATACCGAAGCCAGTAATTCGAAATTAAGCAGACTCTATAGCACAACTTCGACCAGCGATAACAATCAACAACAGTTCAACGAATTGGCTGCCGAATTAAAAAGGTGTTCATACAATATTGGTGCACGCCTAGACAATTTATCTAATAAAGTAGAAAGTGTCATTAGAGAGTACAATAATTGA